In Micromonospora sp. NBC_01813, the following are encoded in one genomic region:
- a CDS encoding DddA-like double-stranded DNA deaminase toxin, giving the protein MSLDEVAAGLQTVLEQIARQRAGLAATVSSVNAASNRLRTVTAGSDHLLVRQALAAAAASTTRLREADRHLAEATMAIIEYGKAIGVVLTLPRDSAPPAAAASTRPEATGSRREVSPQPRATAETASGQSTPTGDAAPAPYVPGFLESLPVRRSADAPTDGVITTTDGERISDVHSGKGGPGKGGPGLRPPFTHYVSALDHAEGHAAAMMRTRGITEATLYLNNTPCMEPMGCDRVLPYVLPKDATLTVYGPNRYVTVYRGNGKGLA; this is encoded by the coding sequence GTGAGTCTTGACGAGGTCGCCGCCGGGCTGCAGACCGTACTCGAACAGATCGCTCGGCAACGCGCCGGCCTGGCCGCCACCGTCTCCTCGGTCAACGCCGCATCGAATCGGCTACGAACCGTCACCGCCGGCAGCGATCACCTCCTCGTACGACAGGCCCTCGCGGCGGCGGCAGCCTCCACCACGCGACTGCGTGAGGCAGACCGCCACCTTGCCGAAGCAACGATGGCGATCATCGAGTACGGAAAGGCCATCGGCGTCGTCCTCACCCTCCCCCGAGACAGTGCCCCGCCGGCGGCGGCAGCATCAACGCGCCCTGAAGCAACGGGTAGCCGGCGTGAGGTCAGCCCGCAGCCGCGGGCGACGGCTGAGACTGCGTCCGGCCAATCAACACCGACGGGTGACGCCGCGCCGGCGCCATACGTGCCGGGTTTCCTGGAATCCTTGCCCGTGCGCCGGTCGGCGGACGCCCCGACCGACGGGGTCATCACCACGACGGACGGCGAAAGGATCAGTGATGTGCACAGCGGCAAGGGCGGGCCGGGTAAGGGCGGCCCCGGCCTCCGTCCGCCGTTCACGCACTACGTGTCCGCCCTCGACCATGCCGAGGGCCATGCGGCCGCGATGATGCGCACCCGTGGCATCACGGAGGCCACCCTGTACCTGAACAACACGCCATGCATGGAACCGATGGGCTGTGACCGGGTCCTACCGTATGTGCTGCCGAAAGACGCGACACTCACCGTCTACGGCCCGAACCGGTATGTCACCGTGTACCGGGGCAACGGAAAGGGGTTGGCATGA
- a CDS encoding Imm1 family immunity protein translates to MSSEPVTVSYDRAEPVTIDRLDDLDALLDRIAATPDYQRFPVMVSLETSDREHVLEVCLGRHDLSVLIWHHTFVEIAASKGMLNQPADLAYNFGGSRTDAYDDSAIPVTTARQAAREFFTTNGQRPTCLDWQTPSYDEQDEPAKG, encoded by the coding sequence ATGAGCAGCGAACCGGTCACGGTCTCCTACGATCGCGCCGAGCCGGTGACCATCGACCGGCTCGACGACCTCGACGCGCTACTCGACCGGATAGCCGCCACCCCCGACTACCAGCGGTTCCCCGTCATGGTGTCACTAGAGACCAGCGACAGAGAACACGTCCTGGAAGTCTGCCTCGGCCGGCACGACCTCAGCGTCCTGATCTGGCATCACACGTTCGTCGAGATCGCCGCCAGCAAAGGCATGCTCAACCAGCCCGCCGATCTCGCCTACAACTTCGGCGGCTCCCGCACCGACGCCTACGATGATTCGGCCATTCCCGTGACCACCGCACGGCAGGCCGCGCGGGAGTTCTTCACCACCAACGGCCAACGGCCCACCTGCCTCGACTGGCAGACACCCAGCTACGACGAGCAGGACGAGCCGGCCAAGGGCTGA